The following are encoded together in the Kwoniella europaea PYCC6329 chromosome 1, complete sequence genome:
- a CDS encoding sulfite reductase (NADPH) hemoprotein, beta-component: protein MSTSLLSAISNLPSTSYHHPIATVPSGSSKLNPYLPVPQASGNVTVLFTNPTFLPSVPSASLRRTVVQVVDAEEVVTPRAAKSLSLISRSAQEAYDHCLLALRLAQDEDALVYHFIASGLDGSVQQVEDAESWLSGPLGSPNPANGDTNGEAVDDLLSSYEAISLSLLKLTRRAQRSFVHRKGESSKLIVNFLPSAIEAENVIDVVLAIPAPKEKLRSSLTGVQEVVVVEGGNGKYGSGWASVVDALEGSNVNIRSVLVAGDVSPSEISSALSASAPITRLGKPASHSIPSSSVAIPSPESSYTSLLASSPTPLEILNDPSHLAANESTSPLYAFGKAVALRKERARLVELAKKILKASNTRKEVHEALSAWLLVRDEQGAAAAGKKVAQVVGAGDSADEKELAQLGEKGHWEKRALWIVISNSWAVDLASSGLHHALASGLDINLLVYETASSPFSPNAPAQPPKERKKDLALYALNMGDVYVASVAIYADYAGVINAMREAENYSGPGLVLAYLPWGEKEDGETVSDKEKAGPLERLRETKRAVSGGWWPMFRWNPSLADEKRFTLDSSYIKAALSEFLDRESHLSQLTLSQPSIDASVTSSVGNDLVAARKEKARKAYDALLNSLDGPGLLVLYASDGGNAEKVAKRLVGRAKMRGVGASLRVLDEIAPSIVDSLAEEKNVLVLTSTAGQGEAPQNGREFHKALGKLSASDKLAETKITVFGMGDSHYWPRPEDAGYYNKPAKDFFPRLLALGCAELCPLGLGDDSDPDGYMTGYKPFEAGLWRALGVDSVEVAEEKEEVVANEHIKIASDYLRGTILEGLEDKTTGAIGASDAQLTKFHGTYMQDDRDIRESLKAQGLEPAYSFMIRVRMPAGVCTADQWLHMDRISDEHGNGTFKLTTRQTFQFHGIIKSHLKPAMQAINRSLLDTIAACGDVNRNVQCCVNPAYSKTHKTVYDFSVAISEHLLPSTNAYHEIWLDKKKVYGDATQAFSADHEPLYGPYYLPRKFKIAVAVPPDNAVDVFTNDVGFIAIVENEEVIGYNVSVGGGMGVTHGNKKTYPRLGDVLGFLSPEDGTKVAESIMLVQRDYGNRQDRKNARLKYTVDRLGVAKFKSLVEERWGKKFGEARPYQFTSNLDKYGWHQGHDGKWHFTMFIENGRIEDSSRHQFKSGLQEIAKVHKGTFRLTANQHLILSDVAPEDLEEMKRLLAKWGLDNIDHSGVRLSSSACVAFPTCGLAMAESERYLPLLIDKVEKICEEAGVRNDDLVMRMTGCPNGCARPWAAEVAFVGKAPGSYMMMLGGNHNGTRLNKPFIESATEPEILAVLKPMIKRWALERHDGERFGDWTVRAGYIKPTTHGTNFWENGFPSANQAAQAITA, encoded by the exons ATGTCTACCTCCTTGCTCTCAGCTATCTCAAACctcccttccacctcttACCACCACCCTATTGCCACCGTCCCGTCCGGGTCGAGCAAGCTTAACCCATACCTCCCTGTCCCTCAAGCTTCTGGCAATGTCACCGTCCTCTTCACCAACCCCACTTTCCTCCCTTCCGTTCCTTCGGCCTCTCTCAGAAGAACGGTAGTTCAAGTCGTAGATGCTGAAGAAGTCGTAACACCACGAGCTGCCAAATCACTATCGTTAATCAGTAGGTCGGCCCAGGAAGCTTATGATCACTGTCTACTTGCTCTTCGATTagctcaagatgaagatgctctGGTTTATCACTTTATCGCATCGGGATTGGATGGTTCAGTTCAACAGGTAGAGGACGCAGAATCATGGTTGAGCGGACCTTTGGGATCGCCAAACCCTGCGAACGGAGATACCAATGGAGAAGCTGTCGATgaccttctctcatcatacGAAGCTATATCTCTTTCCCTGCTCAAGCTCACTAGAAGAGCTCAACGATCGTTCGTCCACAGAAAAGGAGAATCCTCCAAACTCATCGtcaacttccttccctccGCCATCGAGGCTGAGAATGTCATCGACGTCGTCCTCGCTATTCCCGCACCCAAGGAGAAGCTTCGATCTTCCCTGACTGGAGTACAGGaagtagtagtagtagaaGGTGGCAACGGAAAATACGGATCTGGATGGGCTTCAGTGGTCGATGCTCTTGAAGGCTCCAATGTCAACATCCGATCTGTATTGGTCGCTGGCGATGTATCCCCATCCGAGATCTCATCAGCactctcagcttcagctccTATCACCCGATTAGGTAAACCTGCTAGCCACTCaatcccatcctcatctgtcGCCATCCCCTCCCCTGAATCCAGCTACACCTCTCTTCTCGCTTCATCTCCCACGCCTCTGGAAATTCTCAACGACCCATCACACCTCGCCGCAAACGAATCTACTTCGCCACTTTACGCTTTCGGTAAAGCTGTCGCCCTCCGAAAGGAACGAGCTAGACTCGTCGAGTTGGCAAAGAAGATCCTCAAAGCCTCTAACACCCGAAAAGAGGTTCACGAAGCTTTGTCTGCTTGGTTGTTAGTTCGAGATGAGCAAGGCGCTGCTGCTGCCGGAAAGAAAGTAGCTCAGGTGGTTGGTGCAGGTGACAGTGCAGATGAGAAGGAACTTGCTCAACTCGGTGAAAAGGGTCACTGGGAGAAGAGAGCTCTTTGGATTGTTATTTCCAACTCTTGGGCCGTCGATCTTGCCTCTTCTGGTCTTCATCATGCTCTTGCTTCCGGTCTCGACATCAACCTTCTCGTCTACGAGACCGCTTCTTCGCCCTTCTCACCTAACGCTCCCGCTCAACCAcccaaagaaaggaagaaggatcttgCTCTCTATGCTCTCAACATGGGTGACGTATACGTTGCCTCCGTAGCTATCTACGCCGACTATGCCGGTGTGATCAATGCTATGCGAGAAGCCGAGAACTACTCTGGTCCTGGTCTCGTCCTTGCCTACTTGCCTTggggagagaaagaagatggcgAAACTGTATCAGACAAGGAGAAAGCTGGACCTCTGGAACGATTGAGAGAAACCAAACGAGCTGTCTCTGGAGGCTGGTGGCCTATGTTCAGATGGAACCCTTCTCTCGCCGATGAGAAGCGATTCACCCTCGATTCATCTTACATTAAAGCTGCTCTTTCGGAATTCCTTGATCGAGAATCCCATCTCTCCCAACTTACCCTCTCTCAACCATCAATTGATGCCTCCGTCACCTCCTCGGTCGGTAACGATCTCGTCGCTGCCCGAAAAGAGAAAGCTCGAAAAGCCTACGATGCCCTGCTCAATTCCCTTGACGGTCCTGGTCTCTTGGTACTTTACGCTTCCGATGGTGGAAATGCCGAGAAAGTCGCCAAGCGATTGGTCGGTCGAGCTAAGATGCGTGGTGTAGGTGCTTCTCTTCGAGTGCTCGACGAGATCGCTCCTTCCATCGTTGACTCCTtggcagaagagaagaacGTACTGGTTCTTACCTCTACTGCtggtcaaggtgaagctCCTCAGAATGGTAGAGAGTTCCACAAAGCCCTTGGTAAACTCTCAGCATCCGATAAACTCGCTGAAACCAAGATCACTGTCTTCGGTATGGGTGATTCTCACTATTGGCCACGACCTGAAGATGCCGGTTACTACAACAAACCTGCCAAAGACTTCTTCCCTCGACTTCTTGCTCTTGGATGTGCTGAGCTCTGTCCATTGGGTCTCGGTGACGATTCCGATCCGGATGGATACATGACTGGATACAAACCTTTCGAAGCTGGTTTATGGAGAGCTCTTGGTGTCGACAGTGTTGAGGTtgctgaagagaaggaggaagttgTTGCCAATGAACACATCAAGATCGCTTCCGATTACTTGCGAGGTACTATCCTCGAAGGTCTTGAGGATAAGACGACTGGTGCTATTGGTGCTTCCGATGCTCAATTGACCAAGTTCCACGGTACTTATATGCAA GATGACCGAGATATCCGAGAATCGCTCAAAGCTCAAGGCCTCGAACCTGCTTACTCTTTCATGATCCGAGTACGAATGCCTGCCGGTGTCTGTACCGCTGATCAATGGTTACATATGGACAGAATCTCTGACGAGCACGGTAACGGTACTTTCAAGTTGACTACTCGACAGACGTTCCAATTCCACGGTATCATCAAGAGTCATTTGAAACCTGCCATGCAAGCCATCAACCGAAGTTTACTCGACACCATCGCCGCTTGTGGTGACGTCAACCGAAACGTTCAATGTTGTGTCAACCCCGCCTACTCCAAAACCCACAAGACAGTCTACGATTTCTCCGTTGCCATCTCCGAAcatctccttccatccaCCAACGCTTACCATGAGATTTGGCTCGACAAAAAGAAGGTCTACGGTGATGCCACTCAAGCTTTCTCTGCCGATCACGAACCCCTTTACGGTCCTTACTACCTTCCTCGTAAATTCAAGATCGCTGTTGCTGTACCTCCTGACAACGCTGTTGACGTTTTCACCAACGATGTCGGTTTCATCGCTATCGTagagaatgaagaggttATCGGTTACAACGTCAGTGTCGGTGGTGGTATGGGTGTTACTCATGGTAATAAGAAGACTTACCCTCGATTGGGTGATGTCCTCGGTTTCCTCAGCCCCGAAGACGGTACCAAGGTGGCTGAAAGTATTATGCTTGTTCAACGAGATTACGGTAACAGACAGGATCGAAAGAACGCTCGATTGAAGTACACCGTTGATCGACTCGGTGTTGCCAAATTCAAATCTCTCGTTGAGGAACGATGGGGTAAAAAGTTCGGTGAAGCTCGACCTTACCAGTTTACCTCTAATCTGGACAAATACGGATGGCACCAAGGGCACGATGGTAAATGGCATTTCACCATGTTCATCGAGAATGGAAGAATCGAAGACTCCTCAAGACATCAATTCAAATCAGGTCTCCAGGAGATCGCGAAGGTACATAAAGGCACTTTCAGACTCACTGCCAACCAGCATCTTATCCTTTCCGACGTTGCACCAGAGGATCTCGAAGAGATGAAGCGATTGCTTGCCAAATGGGGCTTGGACAACATCGATCATTCCGGTGTCAGACTTTCCTCTTCGGCTTGTGTCGCTTTCCCCACTTGTGGTTTAGCCATGGCTGAATCGGAAAGATACTTGCCCTTGTTGATTGACAAAGTTGAGAAGATTTGTGAAGAGGCTGGTGtaaggaatgatgatttggtaATGAGGATGACCGGATGTCCTAACGG CTGTGCACGACCATGGGCAGCGGAAGTAGCATTCGTCGGTAAAGCCCCCGGATCatatatgatgatgttaGGTGGTAACCATAACGGTACACGATTGAACAAACCATTCATTGAATCCGCTACCGAACCTGAAATCTTGGCTGTGTTGAAACCCATGATCAAGCGATGGGCTTTGGAGAGGCATGATGGCGAGAGATTCGGAGATTGGACGGTCAGAGCTGGATACATAAAACCTACTACCCACGGAACGAATTTCTGGGAAAATGGTTTCCCATCTGCTAATCAGGCTGCTCAGGCTATTACTGCTTAG